DNA from Asanoa sp. WMMD1127:
CCCATGAGGCCCTCCCACCCCTCCACCCGCAGCCGACACTACGGACCGCGCCGCACGCCCGGCACCCCCGGTGCGCTACTCTGTATCGGCTGCCGCGCAACACGCGGCAACGGGACGTGGCGCAGCTTGGTAGCGCACTTGACTGGGGGTCAAGGGGTCGTGGGTTCAAATCCCGCCGTCCCGACAGCGTGAGGGTTTCCGCAGGTTGCGGGAGCCCTCTTCTCTTTAGCCCGCTCCTCAGGTCTGCTGGAGCGGTTCGTCGGTCGGGCCGGGTAGCGCGGCCGTGGCCTCGATCGATACGAGCAGGCCGTGGGGGAGTCGGACGTTGGCCGGCGCGGAGCGGGCCGGCGGCGGGTCCGGCATGTGCCGCGCGTAGACGGCGTTGAGCTTCGCGAAGTCGTCCACGTCGGCGTAGAAGATCGTGGTTTTGACGAGGTCGGCCATGGACGCGCCGGCGGCGGCGAGGACGGCGCTGAGGTTGACCAGCGCCTGCTCGGTCTGGGCTTCGATGCCCTCCGGGATCGTGCCGGTCTCGGGGTCGATCCCGGCCATGCCCGAGCAGAAGACGAATCCGCCGGCGACGATCGCCTGGCTGTACGGCCCGAGCGCGGCCGGCGCCTGCTCACTCGAGATCGCTTGTCGCGTCATGGTTTCCTCCTCGGTCGTGTCCGCACCGGTCACCTTGCTGCAGGAAGGTGGGCACCTACAAGTAGCCGTTCTCCTGAGCGCGCGTCCGGAACGAGGCCCTGCCGCCGCCGTTCTTGACCATTTCGTGATCGTCAGCTTGCAATCAACCGCAGCCTTTCCGACGTGTACGGGGCACAGTTCGCCTTTCGATGGGGGAAGCACGATGCCTCGCACCCGACTGTTCGTCCTCGGAGCGGTCGCGTTCCTCACGGCCGCGCTCGCGGCCTGCGGCGCCGACCCGCAGCCCCGGGTGCCCGCCGCAGCACCGACGCCTGTCTCGCCCGCCGGCGGAACCGGCGCAGCGGCCGCGGACCCCGTCGCGTCGGCCACCCCGGCGCGGCGCGCGCCGGCAAGGGGAACCTCCGACCTCGCCGCGCTCGAGCGGGCCGGAATCGACCTCGGCGTCACGGTTCTCATCGACGTCGCCGACGACGGCGTCGACAAGTTCCTCGAGGTCGGGACCGATCGTGTCGTCGACTTCACCGGTCACGCCCGGACGCCGTCGACGATGATGTCGCTCTGGGCCGCCCCCGTCCTGGCGGAGAACCATGTCGTGATCAAGCCCTCCTACTGGAACACGAAGCCCGGCGACGACAACTGCGTCGCGGACACGCTCGCGAAGCCCCTGGTGCTGGAAACGTGCGAGCCGGGCAAGGCGTCGCAGATCTGGCGGGTCTCGCTCGCCGGCGACTCAGGCCAGTTCGAGCTACACGGCGCGTACGGGGTCATCCGAGTCCAGGACGGCGCGATCAACTCGGCGGACGGCGGTCGTACCGGTCTGCAGACCGTTCCTTTCAGAAAATGACGAGCGGCTAGTGTCGCGCTCGATGCACGACGAAGACTTCGACGCGTTCTACGCGGCGTCCGCCAGCCGGGTGGTCGCCCACGTCTCCGCGATGGTCGGCAGCCAGGGCGAGGCGGAGGATGCGGTCGCGGAGGCCTACATGCGGGCCTGGAACAGATGGAAGAAGATCCGGGAGTACGACGATCCGGAGGCCTGGGTACGCCAGGTCGCCTACCGGCACGCGGTCAGCACCTGGCGCAAGGCCGTCAACAGCCTGCACGCCCACCGCCGCAACGTCACCGACCGGCCCGTCGAGGCGCTCAACCCGGACCACGTGGCGATCGTCGGCGCCCTCCGCAAGCTCCCGGCCGGCCAACGCAGGGTCATCGTCCTGCACCACCTGGTCGGGCTGACCGTCGCGGAGATCCACGACGAGACCGGCATCGCGCCCGGGACCATCAGCAGCTGGCTCGCCCGGGGGCGCCGCGCGATGGCCGAGCACCTGACCGACAGGGACGACTACGCCATGGGCGGGGAGCGCCGGGATGTCTGACGAACGCATCGAGGAGGACCTGCAGGCGTACGCCGGGCACGTGCGGCGCACCGCCGTCATCCCGCCGGCCGAGCGGATCCGCCGCCA
Protein-coding regions in this window:
- a CDS encoding SigE family RNA polymerase sigma factor, which produces MHDEDFDAFYAASASRVVAHVSAMVGSQGEAEDAVAEAYMRAWNRWKKIREYDDPEAWVRQVAYRHAVSTWRKAVNSLHAHRRNVTDRPVEALNPDHVAIVGALRKLPAGQRRVIVLHHLVGLTVAEIHDETGIAPGTISSWLARGRRAMAEHLTDRDDYAMGGERRDV
- a CDS encoding Rid family detoxifying hydrolase → MTRQAISSEQAPAALGPYSQAIVAGGFVFCSGMAGIDPETGTIPEGIEAQTEQALVNLSAVLAAAGASMADLVKTTIFYADVDDFAKLNAVYARHMPDPPPARSAPANVRLPHGLLVSIEATAALPGPTDEPLQQT